The genomic stretch TACTATAAGAGCATTGGCAGATTATATTCAGAAACACTTATCGGATACTTCAGAAAACCAGATTTTAGATCATAGTCAGGAAAAAAGTTCCCAGCCGGAACAAGACCCTTATGAATTGTCTGGAGTTCAGAAATCGATCTATTTAGCTAATGAAATTTCTGGGCAAAGTTCCGTATATAACATTCATGGAGCTTTTAAGATAAGAGGAGAAGTACATGTAGAAGCATTAGAAAAGGCCTTGATAGAAGTCATAAAAAGACACCAGCCATTAAGAACCTTATTTATTAAAGATGATGAAGGCAACGTACTTCAAAAGGTGATCTCAGAACAGGATATTACTTCCGAATTAGCCATTGAGAATCTGAACTCTATCAATGATGCCTATGAGCATTTGGAGAAAATATTTTCAACAGCATTTGATTTACAGAAAGAAAGACTGCTTAAAGTAGGGATCATACGGTTTGATGGTGATCAGGTGATCTTATACTACTGTATGCATCATATTATAGCAGATGGATGGTCATTAGAAGTATTTTTCCATGATTTATTGTACTTGTATAACAGAATAAGCAATAACCTTGAGAATGATCTGGCCCCGCTGAAATTGCAGTATAGAGATTATGTAAGTAGAGAAATTAATGAAAAGCAGCTTGAAGCTTCAAAGAATTATTGGTTAGAGAAGCTAAGTGGTGAAATTCCGGTTCTTAATTTCCCGACATCCTATCCAAGACCATCTGTTCAGACTTATTCAGGGAGCTCTTTAAAATTTGAAATTCCTGAAGAGGTTTATATACCGTTGAAAAAACTGTGCTCAGATCATCATATTACTTATTTTAATGGATTGCTGAGCTGCTTATATGTATTATTACATAAGTATACAGGGCAAAAAGATATCATTGTGGGAGCTCCTGTTGCCAATCGGGACGATATAGATTTTCAGAATCATGTAGGTCTATTTATCAATACAGTTCCTTACAGATTGATGATAGAGGAAGGAAGCTCGTTTAAAAATATACTGGCATCGGCTAAAAAAATAATTACAGAGGCCAATAAATATTCGAAATATCCGTTCAGTGAGCTGGTTGAAGATCTGAATATAGCAAAAGATCCCAGCCATAGCCCATTATTTGATATAATGGTTAACTTTCAAACCGGTTTATTGAAGAATAAGCTGGAGAATGGGGATATCATGGAGAAAATCAATACTCCCCAGCTAAAATCTAAATTTGATTTGTCCTTTTATTTTCAGGAAATGGAAGGGCAATCCGGAGCTGTGGTCATTTATAATACAGACTTATTCACTTCAGAATTTATAAGACAGCTGTGGGAGAATTTTATCTGCCTGACAGAAGAACTGCTTAAAAATATTTCAACTGATATTGCTAAGCTTACTTACGTTTCTGCACAGCAAAGAGACAGGATTATTAACGAATTTAACAGCTCTGACAGTATTGATATCCCGGATACAAGCATTTCTCAATTATTTGAAGATATTTCCGGAGCAATTCCAAGTAAGACCGCTATTATTTACAAGAATGAGCTTTTTTCATATTCATATCTAAGGGAAAAAGTTAATCGTTTATGTCATTATCTGGAACAGGAATATCAGATCTTACCACAATCTAAGGTCATTGTTGTTCTGGAGAGAAACCAATGGCTTCCTGTTACATTTTTAGCAATTTTAAAGCTGAAAGCCATCTATATTCCGATTGATAATAAGCACCCGGAAAGTTTTGTTTACAGTGTTGCAGAAGAATGTAAAAGCAATTTAATTATAGATGCTGCATTTATAAAAGACTTTTTAGAGAGAGAAAATCAATACTCATCAGAGTATGATGCAGAACTGAACGTTCAGAATGAGATCAATACGATCATTTATACTACCGGATCTACCGGTAAACCCAAAGGGGTTATTATTAAGAATAAAAATATCCTTAACAGATTATTCTGGATGTGGAACAAATACCCATTTCATAATGGTGAAGTCTGTGCATTAAAGACTTCTATTGGATTTGTAGATCATATATGGGAATTATTTGGACCTCTTTTAAAAGGATGTACACTCTTATGTATTAATTCTGAAATTACTAATATTCCGGTACTGGTAGATACTTTGAACCAGCATAAAGTAAACCGGATTATTCTTGTTCCAACTCTTTTAAAAGAAATTCTTGAATATATAGATCATGAAAACAAAACGCTTGATCATTTAAAATACTGGACAAGTAGCGGAGAAGAACTATCCAAAAGTTTAAAGGAGAAATTCTATTCCATTTTTAATCGCAACCAACATACTCTGATTAATATATATGGATCAACCGAAGTAACAGCAGATGCTACTTATTTTGATTTTTCAGGAAGAAAGCAAACCCATCTGCCTATTTATGATGCCCGTATTGAAGAGAGCATAGATCTTATTTTGCAAAAATATAATGCTTCCAATAAAATCATAAATTCATCTTCTATTGAAGAAATACTGAAAGCCTTCAAAACAATGAAAATGCAGGCTCCGGTTTCTTCCGAGAATTACATGAAGTTTCTTGATGGAGTATTGTTGCCTAACATGGTGAATGTTAATCATACCAAATTTATAGGGCACATGACAGGACCTATTCCTGATTTTTCCCTAAGCATCAGTAACCTGGTTGTAAAGCTTAATCAAAATCTTGTGAAGGTGGAAACTTCAGCAGCGGCTACAATGATTGAAAATCAGGTGATAGAAGAACTTCACAAAATGATTTTTAATTTGCCGGAGTCATTCTATATCAATCATTCCCATCAGACAGGAGGTACTTTAGGGATATTTACCAATGGAGGGACATTATCCAATATTACCGCAATGTATAATATTATCAATAAGTTACTTCCTGCTGATCAATCCTATAGAGGATATCAGGAGTCGGGACTTATTGCAGGCCTTCGTCATTACGGCTACGAAAGAGTCGTAATTATGGGAAGCAGATGGTGTCATTACTCTATTGAAAAAGCGTTGAAGCTATTTGGGCTGGGAAGAGATTCTTTTGTGGAGCTGTTATTTGAGAATAAATCGGATAAAGAAATAGAGGAGGCCGTAAACCAAAAGATTGAAGAGTTAAAAAAAGAAAATACATTAATATTAAGTATTGTAGGAATTGCCGGTACTACAGAGTCAGGGGTTGTAGAACCGTTGTCTTTACTCGGTAAAATTGCCCGTGAGCATCAGATTCACTTTCATGTGGATGCTGCTTTTGGAGGTGCTTTTATATTCTCAGAAAAATATAAACATCTGCTTTCGGGAATTGAAGAAGCAAACTCTATTACCATTTGTGCTCACAAACAACTTCTTTTACCAATAGGGAGTAGCTTTTGTTTATTTGCCGATCCATTGATGACTAAGTTTGCAGAGCATCATACCCATTATCAGGCCAGAAAAAACTCTTATGATCTTGGGAAATTTACAATTGAGGGAACCCGCAATTTCAATTCCTTAATTTTACACTCTCTTTTACAGGTTTTTGGAAAAGAAGGGATTGCGAAAGTGGTGGAAACTAATTTTGAAACTTCCCAGTATTTCATTTCTCTACTAAAAAATACAACCGCATTTGAAGTTTTTGAATCTCATGATCTTAATATTGTACTATACCGTTATATTCCGTTCTCACTAAGAAATAAAACAAGTTTTACTTCTGATGAAATAAGATTTATTAATGATATCAATGTGAAACTACAGAAAATTCAGTTTGAACGCGGAAATTCATTTGTCTCGTATACGAAGATTAAAACGGCATACTCTGAAGATTTACAGGTATTTTTAAGAACTGTATTCTTAAACCCGTACACCTCACAGGAAGATTTAAGAGAGATTCTTATTGAACAGGAAAACATCGCTCAGGAAATCGATCCTTTCCTAAAAAATGAATGGAAGGAAAACACCCATCAGTTATCTGTTTTAGGAGATAAAAAAGAGCCGATCACGATTGGAAAACCTATTTCAAATGTCAGAATTTACATATTTGATACAAACATGCAGATTGTTCCTGTAGGAGTGGAAGGGATTATTTATATAGGAGGTCATAACGTTACCGAAGGATATTATCAGGATGATGAGCTTACCGGAAACAAGTTTGTGCCTAATCCACTGAATCCTGAAGAAATATTATTCAGAACAGATGATGTCGGAAAATGGTCGTCTGAAGGAAATATTATTTATCTTGGAAGAAATGATTTTCAATATAAAATCCGTGGAAATAGGATTGATTTACAGTATATTGAAGAAAATGTAGTGCAGATTTCTAAGGTAAAAGATGCTGTAATTGTATTTAAAGATGAGCAGCTTATCGCTTATCTGATTGCTGATAAAGATATAGAGTTTACGGCAGTTCATGAAGCGCTTAGGAAAAGTATACCAGTGTATATGATTCCTAATCAGTTTATACTTTTGGATAGCTTTCCGCAAACTTCCAACGGAAAAATAGACAGAAAGAAACTGAATCCGGAATTAGGTATTTTACTTACGGATAACAGAGCCTATGAGAGTGCAAGAGACACTACTGAAGAAAAAATACTTGAGTTTTGGTCAGTCTTATTTGAAGATAAAAAAATCTCGGTACATGATGATTTTTTCCTGCTGGGAGGGCATAGTTTACATTTGATGAAGCTGATTCAGTTATATCGAAATGCTTTTAATGTAGATATATCTATAGAAGCTATGTTTTTAAATACCAGCATAGCCCAACACGCAATGCTCATACGAGACGGAAAAAACAGCTGGGAAAGTATTTCCAAAGCACCAGATTTAGATTCTTATCCATTAACAGATGGGCAGATTAAAATGTGGGAAGCCGCGCAATCTGTACGCTCATCCGCATCTCACCACATGACGGGAGCATTGTCGGTTTATAGGGATCTTGATACAGAACTTTTCTGCCAGGCTGTTAAAGAAGTGGTAAAAAGACATGAAGCATTAAGAACGAATTATATAATAGGAGATAATCATGAGGTGAGGCAAATCATTACTCCTTATGAGCAAACTTCTTTTGAAATAGAAGTCATAGAAGCTTCAGATTGGAGTGTAGAAGAGATCAAAAAATATGTAAAAGAAAAAAATGATTTGTTGTTTGATCTATCTAAAGATCCTTTGTTACGGGTAATATTGTTCAAAAAATCATCAGATCACTTTATATTCGCATACTGTGTTCATCATATTGCCAGTGATATGAGATCTATGAAAATTTTTGCAGGAGATCTATGGTATATGTATCAGTATCTGAGCTCTGTAGAAGCCATTTCCTTAGCTCCTTTGGCTATTCAGTATAAAGATTATGCATATTGGTATAGTCAGAATAAAGGAGCTTTTTATGCAAGGAATAATGCATTTTACAGTAAGCAGCTAAAGGATTATACTTCTTTGGATCTTCCTACTGATCATAATAGACCAGCTATAAAAACCTATCATGGAAAGACTTACTATTTCAAAATAGGAAGTGAAATTTATAAAGGTTTAAAGAAACAGACTGAAGACTATGGAGTCACTCCATTTATTTTCCTGTTCAGTGCTCTGAATACTCTTTTTTATAAATATACCCAACAGGAAGATATTACCTTGGGTGTAACGGTAGAAAACAGGAAACATATAGAAACAGGTAATCTTATAGGATTTTTTGTGGAGACCTTACCGTTCAGAACGATGGTAGTGCCGCCAAAAGATTTCAGGTTTTTGTGTCAGACCATCCAGGAGCAGTTTTTACAGTACCTTCATCATACTCCATTTTCTTTTAATGAAGTGGTAAAAGAAATAGGGGAGAGAAGAAACCCTTCCAGGCTTCCATTGTTTGATGTAATGGTTAATTATGAAAATTACGAAGAGAACAGAGCTATGCCGCAACAGGTAGAGCCATTGATCATGGACAAAGAAACGGCACAGTATGATTTGTTATTCGGTATAAGAGAAAATGAGGAATCATTTGATATTAAAATTGAATACAATACAGACCTTTATGAAAGTGATACCATAGAAAGAATTGCTGAGCATTTTACCAATATCGTGATCTCAGCCATTGATAATGGAGCTTTAGAGTTGTATAAACTTGATTATTTGACTTTAGAAGAAAAAAACAACTAATAAACGAACATGAAAAACATAAAGACAATTTTAGATTTTTTTGAAATTTCTAAAAATGAGTATCCAGATAAAGTAGCGGTTAAATACAAAGAGAATAGCTTAACATACAGAGAACTGGATGAAATGTCAGATCATTTAGCCTCTTTTATCTCGAAAAAAGCAGGAACTCTTAATAATGATTTTATTGGAGTAATGCTGGAGAAAAATCAGTATTTTATTGTAGCAATTTTGGCAGTTATAAAACTAGGATGTGCCTATGTTCCCATAGATATCAATTCTCCTGAAGAAAGACTTTCTTTCATAAAAGAAGACAGCAATTGTCAACTTATTATTGATAAGGACGTAATGGATTCTTTTTTGACAACTCCTAAGGAAAAAACATCCTTAAGTTTGGAAATCTTACCAGAAGATTTTTTATATCTTATTTATACTTCAGGGACTACCGGGAATCCAAAAGGAGTGGCAATTACTCATTCCAATCTGATCAATCTGCTATTTCACGAGGATACTGTTTTTGATTTTCAGCCATCAGATGTATGGACCGTGTTTCATTCCCAATGCTTCGATTTTTCGGTATGGGAAATCTTTTGTCCGCTATTAACAGGTGGAATGCTGATTATCTTAGACAAAGAAACAGCACAGGACCCTGCACTGGTGAAAAAGAATATAGAAGCCGAAGGAGTAACCATGCTTAGTCTTACTCCATCTGCTTTTTATGCTCTTACTCCTGTTTTTACAGCTGATTTTAAACCTAATAAATTAAGGCACTTGTTTTTTGGAGGCGAAAAACTATTGCCTGTTGCCTTGTCATGGTGGAGAAAGAATTATCCTGAACTTCAGTTTATGAATTTATATGGAGCTACAGAGACTACCATACATACTACCTATAAGGTAATAACCGATAAAGAGATTTCTGAAAATATCAGTAACATCGGAAAAGCACTTCCTGGTTATCAATGTTTTGTAGTTGGGAAATATCTGGAGAAGGTACCGTTTGGAGCCGAAGGAGAGCTTGCTGTGGCAGGAGGAAGTGTAGCCAGGGGCTATATAAATAATGAAGAGCTTACGCATAATAAATTTGTAGATAATCCTTACGGAGAAGGAGAAAAACTCTATCTGACAGGTGACATCGTTAAGCTGATGCCCAATGGAGAAATGATTTATAAAGGCCGTAAAGACAGACAGGTAAAAATAAGAGGGCACAGAATCGAATTGGGAGAGATAGAGACGGTTATCTTAAAAAATATTCCGGAAATAAGCCAGGTTGTAGCAGAAATTAAAGAGTTTAATAATGACCAGTTAATTGTTTGCTACTATAGTTCTGAGGAAGAGATCAATAAAGCAGATTTGGCAAACCGTTTAAAAGATATGTTACCGGAATACATGATTCCAAAGGTTTATATCAGGATAGACAAATTTGTTCTCAACGTCAATGGAAAGATTAGTTATGAAATGTTACCCGATGTGAGCTCTGATGATTTCATTAAAAGAGAATTTGTTCCTGCGAAAAATGAAATTCAGAAAGAACTGATTGCAATATGGGAAGACGTTCTGGGAATAGAAAATATAGGAATTGAAGATGATTTTTTTGAATTAGGAGGGGATAGTCTCAACGGAATAAAAATCGTGAATACTATCAATAAGAAATTTGAAATTTCTATGAATGTAGTAGATGTTTTTGAAAAGAAAACAATTTGGGAAATGTCAGAATTGCTGGAGTTTCTTGTAGGAAATTATAACAATCCCAATGCTGAAGAAGAATTTGATATAACAACGATTTAAGCCATGGAAATAATTGAAAAACTACGTTCATTAGGGATTTCTCTGCATGCTAATGGACAGAATATCGATATAAAGTCACCCAAAGACGCACTTACACCTGAAATTATAGCAGAAATAAAACTCAATAAAACTCAGTTATTGAATTTATTATCTATGAAAGCGGCTATTAAAAAGGCCCCGGAACAAAAAGAGTATCCGGTTTCGGATTCTCAATACAGATTATGGATACTCAGTAATATTGAACATCCATCTCTGTATACTATTTCTGCTCATAGGGAATTGCATATAGAATCAGAAGAGGATTTCAAAAAAGCCATTTATCTGGTAACGGAAAGACATGAATCCTTAAGAACGATATTTAAGCAAAATAGTTCCGGCGAATTAAAACAAATCGTTTTACCCGTATCTTCATTTCCGTTTAATGTAGGAACTTATGATATTGCAGGCTATAACCTGGCAGATCAGGAGATTTTTATACAGAAAAAGATAAAAGAAATATCAGATATCCCTTTTGACCTTGAAAAAGGTCCGCTGATCAGAGTGTTATTATGCAAAACAGAGGATCATAAGTTTTCACTTTATTACCAGATGCATCATATCATCAGTGACGGATGGTCTATGAAACTACTGGAAAGAGATATTTTTGAATATTATCATTCCTTAATAGAGGGCCGTGCCTGCAGCTTGGAACCCTTAGCTGTTCAATATAAAGATTATACGTTATGGCAGTTGGAAAGCCTGGAAAATGGCAACTTTGATGATCATAAAAAGTATTGGAAAGAAAAGCTTGCCGGTGAACTACCCATATTAAATTTACCTGCAATAAGCGAAAGTGCAGGAAATAGCACAGGTGGTTACTGTCTGGAAACATCTTTGGATGAAGAAACCGTAGCAAGATTATATGATTTCTGCAGAGAGCGAAAAGGAAGTCTTTTTGTAGGACTGCTAACGGTATGGAAAACATTATTGTATCACTACACTTCTCAAAAAGATATTATTATTGGCATTCCTGTTTCAGGAAGAGTTCATCATGAACTGGAAGATCAGGTAGGTTTCTATGTAAATACACTGCCAATCAGAAATATTTTAGATACTTCAAAAGGTTTTTCAGGACTCTATGATGAAATCAATACCTCATTTCAGGAAGCATCCCGCCATCAGGTATACCCATTCAGTAATATTCTTCATGATCTGAATAATACAGGGAGAGACGATAAACGAAATTCCTTATTTGATGTTTTCTTTACCCTGGATAGTTATGAGAAAAAAGAGGAATACCTTAATGACTCTTTTGTAAAAGAAAATGAAATACAGGATAAGGGATACAGGCTCGTTAAATTTGGACTCGAAGTATCTTTTAAAGAAAATGAACAGAATATAGGCTTTTCTGTGTCTTACAATCATGATTTGTATAATAAAGAACAGATTGTAAGTCTTATAGACTATTTTAAGCAGATTCTATATACCGTTTTATCATTCCCTGAAACTCCGGTTGAAGAAATTAATATTCATACCCCTGTACAATATAACCAGTTGGTATATGGGTTCAATAATACAGATTCAGATTACCCGAAGGATAAAACTATTGTAGACACATTCAGGGAACAGGTTCAAAGAAATCCACAACATCCTGCAGTTATTTATGAAGATAGAAAACTATCATATCATGAGTTGGATGTATTATCAGATGAACTATGTAAAGCATTTATTTATCAATATAAAATCAGTCCTCATAGCCTTATAGGAGTAAAGCTGGACAGAAGTGAGTGGGTGATTGTTGCCTTCTTGGCAGCCTTGAAATCAAGATGTACTTATGTACCTATTGATCCTTCTTATCCCCAGGAAAGAATAGCCTTTATTGAAGAAAATTCAGGCTGTAGTATCATTGTAGATGAAACATTTATCAATGAATTTATTGTTGTTAAAGATCAGTTTTCAGCCATTTCTGTTCCTGATCAAACCGAAGTACTATCAACAGATGCAGCTTATGTAATCTATACTTCCGGATCCACCGGAAACCCGAAAGGAGTGGTATGTACCCATGGTAATGTTATCAGCTTGGTTAAGCCTGGTATTCCTATGGATATAACCACAAAAGACATCCTTTTTGCAACAGGATCCCCATCATTTGATATTACAACTTTTGAATATTATGGAGCATTACTAAATGGGGCAACCTTATTGATTTCTCCTCAAAAAGCACTCTTTAACCTGGATTTGATGGAGGAAATCATCAAAAAATATCAGGTTTCCATAGTTCATTTTATCCCATCCATTTTAAACAGAATTGTAGAACAGAATATAAAGCTTCTGGAAGGAGTTCAAAAATTGTTAACAGGAGGAGATCAGGTCTCTGCAGCTCAGGTTAATATTGTAATGAAGCATTATCCAGATCTGGAAGTATATCATGCGTATGGGCCTACAGAAAGTACAACCTTTTCCACTTTATATCATGTAAAGAAGCAATATACAATCATTCCTATAGGAGCCCCTTTTTTTAACCGAAAAATTTATATTCTGAATGAAAAGGGAAACCCAGTGCCAATAGGCGTGATTGGAGAAATTTATGTAGGAGGTGAAGGAGTTGCCAAAGGATATCTTGGACGAAATGATCTGACAGAAGAACGTTTTTTTGATAATCCATTTCTTCCGGGTGAGCGAATGTATAAAACAGGAGATCTTGGAGTATGGCAAAAAGAGGGAACTGTTCTTTTTAAAGGAAGAAATGATGATCAGATCAAAATTCACGGGTATAGAGTTGAGATTTCAGAAATAGAAAGCCGACTGAACCAACACCCAATGATTGATGGAGCTGTGGTGGTTGCAAAAAGAAACGAAAATAATGAGCATGACAGCCTGATAGCATTCATTAAAAAGAAGCAAAAGCTAAGATGGACACCTTCATTGGCCGAATACTTTATTTATGACGATGTTTCATATTATTCTTTAACGAATGATGAAAAAAGAAATACCCATTATAAAAAAGTATTTAATAAATACCTGAAAGATAAAGTTGTTGTAGATATAGGAACAGGAGCTGATGCCATCTTATCCCGTTTTTGTATTGAAGCAGGGGCTACCAAAGTATATGCAATAGAGATTCTGGAAGAAAGCTATAGAAAAGCATCTGAGAAAGTAGCTGAGCTAGGCTTACAGGATAAGATTATAGTAATTCATGGGGCCAGCCATCTTGTAGAGCTACCGGAAAAAGTAGATTTCTGTGTTTCTGAGATTGTAGGAAGTATTGGAGGAGCCGAAGGTGCTGCTAAGATCATCAATGATTCCCATAGATTTGTAAAATCAGCAGAAAATATAATCCCTAAAAGAAGTCTTACTAAAATAGCAGCGGTCTCATTACCGGATGACAGTCATGATTTTTTCCTGGATTCTCAAAGTACCTATTATATAGATCGTATTTTCGATCAGATAGGACGGAAATTTGATTTAAGAATGGGAATTGAAAACTTTTCTAAGGAATATATTATTTCAAATGATCAGCCATTTGAAGATTTAAATTTTACAGAAAAGGTAGAATTGGAATTGACTCATCAAGTACAGTTTCTGATTAATCAGGATGCTGACTGTACTGGTTTTATAGTATGGCTTACCCTGAATATTGATGATGATGAGATTATTGATACCCTTACAGATGAATACGTCTGGAAACCAATATACATCCCCCTTCCATTCGAAAAAATGGCAGTAAAAAAAGGAGATATTATCAAAGCTGACATTGAAAGAATAGTTCAGAATGGCATTAATCCTGATTTTATTATAAAAGGCTCAATACATCGTGGGAATCAGTTGCTGGATCAATTTGTAACAGTTTCTTATAATACAGATGAACATTATAAAAATGTCCCTTTTTATGATCATCTTTTTGATACAAATAAATATAATGACCTTTCTTCTGAAAACCTGAGAGCTTTCTTAGCAGAAGCACTGCCAGCCTATATGATCCCTAATAAATTTATTGAAATTACCGATTTTCCAACTACGGCAAATGATAAAATTGACAGGAAAAAGCTATTGTCTCTGGAAATTAGCAAGAAAAAAGATATTGTAGATCATACTATACCATTTACTCTGTTTGAGGAGATCCTTAAAAACGCATGGGAAGAAGTTTTAAAGTGCAAAGAAGTAAGCTTAAATGATAACTTTTTTGAACTGGGAGGAGATTCTATTAAAGCAATACAAATAACCTCTTTAATTAAACAAAAAGGGTATGTGCTGAAAGTAGAAGATATCCTGAAGAATGCTTACCTGTCACCTATTGCAAAATGTATCAAAGAAAATAAAAGAAATACAGACCAGTCTGAAGTAGTAGGAGAAATTCCATTATCCCCAATCCAAAAATTCTTTTTTGAATCAGATTTCATTGTCAATAAAAATTACTTTCATCAATCCTTACTCTTAAAATGGAAAGAGGAAGTTGATAGCCTTACCTTGAAGAAGGCATTTACTCATTTGGCGGGGCATCATGATGCCTTGCGAATGGTCTATACATACGAGGATAATACTTGGAGACAATATAACCTTGAGATAAAAGGTCTTGAGGATAATCTCCCGTTATATGAATATGATCTGAGAGAATACAGTAAGGAACAGCAGTTAGAAAAATTATATGAAATAGGGAGTGAACTGCATACTTCCTTTCATATAACTTCCGGGTTCCTTTTTAAAATCGCACATTTCAGGATGTCTGATGGTGATCGTGTACTCCTGGTGGTTCACCATTTACTCATTGACGGTGTTTCCTGGAGAGTGTTACTGGAAGATCTCAACACATTGTATCAATCATTACGAAAAGGAAAGGTGCCTGCATTACCTTTGAAAACAGATTCTTTTAAAAAATGGAGCAATGCTCTGATTCAACATGTACAAAATAAGGAAGTACAGGATGAACGATTATTCTGGGAAAAGATTACCCATCAAAACACTGCCTCTTTGCCTGCAGACAAGATAGGAACCCGTCAGTTGAATTTATTGAGTGAGATGCAATCACTCACTCTGAATGGAGAATACAGCAGAAAATTAAAAGGAAATGTTCACACGAAGTATAATACCGAAATCAATGATATTCTTCTGACGGCTTTGGCTTTAGCAGTTAAAGAAACTTTCGGAGTAACAGAAACGGTTATAAGGATGGAAGGACATGGAAGAGAAAATATGTTGAGTGAAATGGATGTAAGCAGAACGGTAGGCTGGTTTACAAGTATGTATCCGTTTTTATTGGGGATTCCGGATGAAAATTCAGCTATAGAGACCAGCCTGATTCATATCAAAGAATCTGTCCGAAAAATTCCTAAAAAAGGGGTTCATTACAACTTGTTGAAATATCTGGACCCTGTTTCTTTAAAAGAACCTCAGGCAAGTATCCAGTACAATTTCTTAGGCGAATTTGATGATTATAAATCTCAGGATTCCCATGTTTTCGATCTTTCTTTTGAAAATACAGGATCACCAATAGATAAAGCCAATAGAGGAAGCGATGTCGCATTGGATGTATCAGGTGTTATTATCAACGGAAAACTGGAAACTTCCATTAAATATTCTGATCATTTATATCATTCGGAAACCATTAAAAAACTTATAGATGCCTATGATAAAAAAGTTAAAGAAATCATAGACTTTCTGGATCAGACTCAAACGAAGCA from Chryseobacterium indologenes encodes the following:
- a CDS encoding non-ribosomal peptide synthetase, which encodes MEILSRINEYNDTKIAISDGDGSITYQELNALSNQMAAFLLSCNVTQGDIIGLYMEMSIEYIISVLAVMKTGAVFAPLDRNSPEERIKTMINDINPVMIIENTEEQKIEKSILFSLKSKTIIDSDHFHFRLEDFSKENPAVEFNGTDPAYIFFTSGSTGVPKAILGQHKGLFHFIKWQSSEYRITEECIVGGLTPMAFDPSLRDIFLPLYNHGTLHIPNQKKMDFHERAKWIIEKRIELIHIVPSVYEKIHEELSVLENKDSVALKYLFFAGEPLFTEKLKLWTPLLPADVQLINLYGPTETSLAKVHYKIESTDIHKSGIMPLGLPINDTEVYIIDENNQILESGNIGEIAIKTEYRSLGYLRKELNEGRFVLLNGDTVYKTGDLGMKNEEGFFEYRGRKDHQIKINGVRIEIGEIEAAILKYDEVKNCCVVYVQQEEIASVLVGVFTAHQDVDTDSLRGFLQKYLPSGMIPSQFIQVENLPYNQNGKIDRATLQRNIEEQLLSSEENENEKHEFSQLENEIYEVWKDVLKKENIGPNDNFYELGGHSLNGLVIISRLFKALNVPIEIDVFFENPTIRALADYIQKHLSDTSENQILDHSQEKSSQPEQDPYELSGVQKSIYLANEISGQSSVYNIHGAFKIRGEVHVEALEKALIEVIKRHQPLRTLFIKDDEGNVLQKVISEQDITSELAIENLNSINDAYEHLEKIFSTAFDLQKERLLKVGIIRFDGDQVILYYCMHHIIADGWSLEVFFHDLLYLYNRISNNLENDLAPLKLQYRDYVSREINEKQLEASKNYWLEKLSGEIPVLNFPTSYPRPSVQTYSGSSLKFEIPEEVYIPLKKLCSDHHITYFNGLLSCLYVLLHKYTGQKDIIVGAPVANRDDIDFQNHVGLFINTVPYRLMIEEGSSFKNILASAKKIITEANKYSKYPFSELVEDLNIAKDPSHSPLFDIMVNFQTGLLKNKLENGDIMEKINTPQLKSKFDLSFYFQEMEGQSGAVVIYNTDLFTSEFIRQLWENFICLTEELLKNISTDIAKLTYVSAQQRDRIINEFNSSDSIDIPDTSISQLFEDISGAIPSKTAIIYKNELFSYSYLREKVNRLCHYLEQEYQILPQSKVIVVLERNQWLPVTFLAILKLKAIYIPIDNKHPESFVYSVAEECKSNLIIDAAFIKDFLERENQYSSEYDAELNVQNEINTIIYTTGSTGKPKGVIIKNKNILNRLFWMWNKYPFHNGEVCALKTSIGFVDHIWELFGPLLKGCTLLCINSEITNIPVLVDTLNQHKVNRIILVPTLLKEILEYIDHENKTLDHLKYWTSSGEELSKSLKEKFYSIFNRNQHTLINIYGSTEVTADATYFDFSGRKQTHLPIYDARIEESIDLILQKYNASNKIINSSSIEEILKAFKTMKMQAPVSSENYMKFLDGVLLPNMVNVNHTKFIGHMTGPIPDFSLSISNLVVKLNQNLVKVETSAAATMIENQVIEELHKMIFNLPESFYINHSHQTGGTLGIFTNGGTLSNITAMYNIINKLLPADQSYRGYQESGLIAGLRHYGYERVVIMGSRWCHYSIEKALKLFGLGRDSFVELLFENKSDKEIEEAVNQKIEELKKENTLILSIVGIAGTTESGVVEPLSLLGKIAREHQIHFHVDAAFGGAFIFSEKYKHLLSGIEEANSITICAHKQLLLPIGSSFCLFADPLMTKFAEHHTHYQARKNSYDLGKFTIEGTRNFNSLILHSLLQVFGKEGIAKVVETNFETSQYFISLLKNTTAFEVFESHDLNIVLYRYIPFSLRNKTSFTSDEIRFINDINVKLQKIQFERGNSFVSYTKIKTAYSEDLQVFLRTVFLNPYTSQEDLREILIEQENIAQEIDPFLKNEWKENTHQLSVLGDKKEPITIGKPISNVRIYIFDTNMQIVPVGVEGIIYIGGHNVTEGYYQDDELTGNKFVPNPLNPEEILFRTDDVGKWSSEGNIIYLGRNDFQYKIRGNRIDLQYIEENVVQISKVKDAVIVFKDEQLIAYLIADKDIEFTAVHEALRKSIPVYMIPNQFILLDSFPQTSNGKIDRKKLNPELGILLTDNRAYESARDTTEEKILEFWSVLFEDKKISVHDDFFLLGGHSLHLMKLIQLYRNAFNVDISIEAMFLNTSIAQHAMLIRDGKNSWESISKAPDLDSYPLTDGQIKMWEAAQSVRSSASHHMTGALSVYRDLDTELFCQAVKEVVKRHEALRTNYIIGDNHEVRQIITPYEQTSFEIEVIEASDWSVEEIKKYVKEKNDLLFDLSKDPLLRVILFKKSSDHFIFAYCVHHIASDMRSMKIFAGDLWYMYQYLSSVEAISLAPLAIQYKDYAYWYSQNKGAFYARNNAFYSKQLKDYTSLDLPTDHNRPAIKTYHGKTYYFKIGSEIYKGLKKQTEDYGVTPFIFLFSALNTLFYKYTQQEDITLGVTVENRKHIETGNLIGFFVETLPFRTMVVPPKDFRFLCQTIQEQFLQYLHHTPFSFNEVVKEIGERRNPSRLPLFDVMVNYENYEENRAMPQQVEPLIMDKETAQYDLLFGIRENEESFDIKIEYNTDLYESDTIERIAEHFTNIVISAIDNGALELYKLDYLTLEEKNN